The genomic window TTACTAACGAAGGATTCATTTCTTCCAACGCGTTGAAGATCGGCATGATCATAAATGGAATCTCGATATATGTTGCCACAAACAAGAAGCTAAAATCAGTAAATAAAATCTGTTGCGGCCCAATACCGATGAACTCAAAAAAGTGATTGACACTGCCATGGATACTAAAAATCCCAATAAAAGCATATGCCTTCAACAGTAAGTTGACCCAAGTCGGTAAAATGATCAACATCAACCAAAGCTGTTTATGTTTTAATTTTGTTAAAAAATAAGCAGTCGGATAGCTGATCAACAATGTGAATAATGTAATCAAGAACGCATACCAGACCGAATTGATCGTCATGGCGATATAAGTCCCTGAAGTAAAGTAAGCGGCATAGTTGCTTAATGTAAACTGACCACTCATATCAAAAAAAGATTGATAGATGATCATCAAAACAGGCGCAATCACGAATAATCCAAGCCATAAAACATAAGGGATGGAATAGATCCTACGCATTGTTCTCATATTCTCTCCCCCTATTCTTCGTAGCTTTCCAAACGTGCGTCGAAGTCTTCTTCCGACTCATTGAAACGCATAACATGGATGTCTTCTGGTTCAAAAGCTAGACCGACTTGACTGCCTTCACGCGCTTTTTTCGTTGAATGGACCATCCATTCATTTTGTTGCTCATCATAACAAATGATCTCATAATGCACGCCACGAAAGAGTTGAGTGTCCACTGTTACGACTAATTTTCCTTTGTCTGGTGTAGTGATCGTCAAATCTTCTGGACGGATGACGATCTCCACTGGTTCATTCACTCGCATCCCACCATCGACACACTCAAATTGTTTACCAACAAATTCAACCAAGTTATCTTCGATCATAACACCGTTGACGATATTACTTTCCCCAACAAAATCTGCCACAAAATGATTGATCGGTTCATCATAAATATCTACAGGGGTACCGCTTTGGACGATT from Enterococcus sp. DIV1094 includes these protein-coding regions:
- a CDS encoding ABC transporter permease codes for the protein MRTMRRIYSIPYVLWLGLFVIAPVLMIIYQSFFDMSGQFTLSNYAAYFTSGTYIAMTINSVWYAFLITLFTLLISYPTAYFLTKLKHKQLWLMLIILPTWVNLLLKAYAFIGIFSIHGSVNHFFEFIGIGPQQILFTDFSFLFVATYIEIPFMIMPIFNALEEMNPSLVSASKDLGASNFETFRRVIFPLSLNGVKSGVQAVFIPSLSLFMLTRLIGGNRVITLGTAIEQHFLVTQNWGMGSTIGVILIIAMFVVMLLTGEKKKGGRS